A single Streptomyces sp. 2114.4 DNA region contains:
- the rpsD gene encoding 30S ribosomal protein S4 translates to MNQSRPKVKKSRALGIALTPKAVKYFEARPYPPGEHGRGRKQSSDYKVRLLEKQRLRAQYDISERQMARAYDRARKVEGKTGEALIIELERRLDALVLRSGIARTIYQARQMVVHGHISVNDRKVDKPSFRVRPGDVVMVRERSREKHPFQVAREGGYDTDGETPRYLEVNLPALAFRLDRDPNRKEIPVICDEQLVVEYYAR, encoded by the coding sequence GTGAACCAGTCGCGTCCCAAGGTCAAGAAGTCCCGCGCGCTCGGCATCGCGCTGACGCCGAAGGCCGTCAAGTACTTCGAGGCCCGTCCCTACCCGCCCGGCGAGCACGGCCGTGGCCGCAAGCAGAGCAGTGACTACAAGGTCCGTCTGCTCGAGAAGCAGCGCCTGCGTGCGCAGTACGACATCAGCGAGCGCCAGATGGCGCGTGCCTACGACCGCGCTCGGAAGGTCGAAGGCAAGACCGGCGAAGCGCTGATCATCGAGCTTGAGCGCCGTCTGGACGCGCTCGTCCTGCGGTCGGGCATCGCCCGCACCATCTACCAGGCTCGTCAGATGGTCGTCCACGGCCACATCTCGGTGAACGACCGCAAGGTCGACAAGCCGTCCTTCCGCGTCCGCCCCGGCGACGTCGTGATGGTCCGCGAGCGCAGCCGCGAGAAGCACCCCTTCCAGGTCGCCCGCGAGGGTGGCTACGACACCGACGGTGAGACCCCGCGCTACCTCGAGGTCAACCTGCCGGCTCTGGCGTTCCGTCTCGACCGGGACCCGAACCGCAAGGAGATCCCGGTGATCTGCGACGAGCAGCTCGTCGTCGAGTACTACGCCCGCTAA
- a CDS encoding DUF2470 domain-containing protein, with protein MASLSIPGVEDPDEAGLAAPVCRTVTPGGDVLLLVPGDSAAARAAAHAQDDDLTAVMEITDVAPVSVPHRIRGRAWVAGWLTPVRNDQRAEAAMLLAERHPVGELLGIGEALQPDPAPGLYGRTAWMMLRLEVGEGAVDDLWGAEPVEPDEFAVAAPDPLAPHEAELLQHLHSAHSEQVRGLCALLGERKDACGVGDRAVPVGLDRFGLRVRFTDAEQRSFDARFDFPEPVRDVTELRRAMHLLFEAAAG; from the coding sequence ATGGCGTCCTTGAGCATCCCCGGTGTCGAGGACCCCGACGAAGCCGGCCTCGCGGCTCCTGTCTGCCGGACCGTGACACCCGGTGGAGACGTGCTGTTGCTGGTTCCTGGGGACTCTGCGGCGGCTCGGGCGGCCGCGCACGCACAGGACGACGACCTCACAGCCGTGATGGAGATCACGGACGTCGCCCCGGTTTCGGTGCCTCACCGCATCCGCGGACGGGCCTGGGTGGCCGGCTGGCTGACCCCCGTACGCAATGACCAGCGCGCCGAGGCCGCCATGCTGCTCGCCGAGCGGCACCCGGTGGGCGAGCTGCTGGGCATCGGTGAGGCGCTGCAGCCGGACCCGGCACCGGGCCTGTACGGGCGGACCGCCTGGATGATGCTGCGCCTGGAGGTCGGCGAGGGCGCGGTGGACGACCTGTGGGGCGCCGAGCCCGTCGAGCCCGACGAGTTCGCGGTCGCGGCCCCCGATCCGCTGGCGCCCCACGAGGCGGAGCTGCTGCAGCATCTGCATTCCGCGCACAGCGAGCAGGTGCGCGGGCTGTGTGCCCTGCTGGGCGAGCGCAAGGATGCCTGCGGGGTGGGCGACCGGGCCGTGCCGGTGGGCCTGGACCGCTTCGGCCTGCGGGTCCGCTTCACCGACGCCGAGCAGCGGTCCTTCGACGCGAGGTTCGACTTCCCCGAGCCCGTGCGGGACGTGACGGAGCTGCGGCGGGCGATGCATCTGCTCTTCGAGGCGGCGGCCGGGTAG
- the alaS gene encoding alanine--tRNA ligase produces the protein MESAEIRRRWLRFFEERGHTVVPSASLIADDPTLLLVNAGMVPFKPYFLGEVKPPAPRATSVQKCVRTPDIEEVGKTTRHGTFFQMCGNFSFGDYFKEGAIKYAWELLTGSQADGGYGLDPEKLWITVYLEDDEAERIWHEVIGVPKERIQRLGKKENYWSMGVPGPCGPCSEINYDRGPEFGVEGGPAVNDERYVEIWNLVFMQYERGQGTGKEDFEILGDLPSKNIDTGLGLERLAMILQDVQNMYETDTLRVVIDKATELTGVRYGAAHDSDVSLRVVADHIRTSTMLIGDGVTPGNEGRGYVLRRIMRRAIRNMRLLGASGLVIGELLDVVIKTMGQQYPELLEDRRRIETVALAEEAAFVKTLKAGTNILDTAVTDTKAAGGTVLAGEKAFLLHDTWGFPIDLTLEMAAEQGLSVDESGFRRLMTEQRERAKADAQAKKSGHANLSAYREVADTSGATEFTGYSATEGESTVVGLLVGGVPAPAAHEGDEVEVVLDRTPFYAEGGGQLADTGRIKLESGAVVEVRDVQQPVPGVTVHKGVVQVGEVVVGSAGYAAIDVTRRRAIARAHSATHLTHQALRDALGPTAAQAGSENSPGRFRFDFGSPAAVPGSVLTDVEQKINDVLARELDVHAEVMSMDDAKKQGAIAEFGEKYGDRVRVVTIGDFSKELCGGTHVHNTAQLGLVKLLGESSIGSGVRRVEALVGVDAYKFLAREHTVVSQLTELVKGRPEELPEKISGVLAKLKDAEKEIEKFRAEKVLQAAAGLAEGAKDIRGVALAAGQVPDGTSADDLRKLVLDVRGRIQGGRAAVVALFTVANGRPVTVIATNEAARERGIKAGDLVRTAAKTLGGGGGGKPDVAQGGGQNAAAVPEAIEAVERLVAEAA, from the coding sequence ATGGAGTCGGCTGAAATCCGCCGCCGCTGGCTGCGCTTCTTCGAGGAGCGCGGGCACACCGTCGTGCCGTCGGCGTCGCTCATCGCGGACGACCCGACGCTGCTGCTCGTCAACGCGGGCATGGTCCCCTTCAAGCCGTACTTCCTCGGCGAGGTCAAGCCGCCCGCCCCGCGCGCCACCAGCGTCCAGAAGTGCGTCCGTACGCCGGACATCGAAGAGGTCGGCAAGACCACCCGGCACGGCACGTTCTTCCAGATGTGCGGCAACTTCTCCTTCGGTGACTACTTCAAGGAAGGCGCCATCAAGTACGCCTGGGAGCTGCTGACCGGCTCCCAGGCCGACGGTGGCTACGGCCTCGACCCGGAGAAGCTCTGGATCACCGTCTACCTGGAGGACGACGAGGCCGAGCGCATCTGGCACGAGGTCATCGGCGTGCCCAAGGAGCGCATCCAGCGGCTGGGCAAGAAGGAGAACTACTGGTCCATGGGCGTCCCGGGCCCCTGCGGCCCGTGCTCCGAGATCAACTACGACCGCGGCCCCGAGTTCGGCGTCGAGGGCGGCCCGGCCGTCAACGACGAGCGGTACGTGGAGATCTGGAACCTCGTCTTCATGCAGTACGAGCGGGGCCAGGGCACGGGCAAGGAGGACTTCGAGATCCTCGGCGACCTGCCCAGCAAGAACATCGACACCGGCCTCGGACTCGAGCGCCTGGCGATGATCCTGCAGGACGTACAGAACATGTACGAGACCGACACCCTGCGCGTCGTCATCGACAAGGCCACCGAGCTGACCGGCGTCCGCTACGGCGCCGCGCACGACAGTGACGTCTCGCTGCGCGTGGTCGCCGACCACATCCGCACCTCCACGATGCTCATCGGCGACGGCGTCACCCCCGGCAACGAGGGCCGCGGCTACGTCCTGCGCCGCATCATGCGCCGCGCCATCCGCAACATGCGCCTGCTCGGCGCCAGTGGACTGGTCATCGGCGAGCTGCTGGACGTGGTCATCAAGACCATGGGCCAGCAGTACCCGGAGCTGTTGGAGGACCGCCGCCGCATCGAGACGGTCGCCCTCGCCGAGGAGGCCGCCTTCGTCAAGACGCTCAAGGCCGGCACCAACATCCTCGACACCGCCGTCACCGACACCAAGGCCGCCGGCGGCACGGTCCTGGCCGGCGAGAAGGCCTTCCTGCTCCACGACACCTGGGGCTTCCCGATCGACCTCACCCTCGAAATGGCCGCCGAACAGGGCCTTTCGGTGGACGAGTCGGGCTTCCGCCGCCTGATGACCGAGCAGCGGGAGCGCGCGAAGGCCGACGCCCAGGCCAAGAAGAGCGGCCACGCCAATCTGTCCGCCTACCGCGAGGTCGCCGACACGTCCGGAGCCACGGAGTTCACCGGCTACAGCGCCACCGAGGGCGAGTCCACCGTCGTCGGCCTGCTGGTGGGCGGTGTCCCGGCGCCCGCCGCCCACGAGGGCGACGAGGTCGAGGTCGTCCTGGACCGCACCCCCTTCTATGCCGAGGGCGGCGGCCAGCTCGCCGACACCGGCCGGATCAAGCTGGAGTCCGGCGCCGTCGTCGAGGTCCGCGACGTCCAGCAGCCGGTGCCCGGCGTCACGGTCCACAAGGGCGTCGTCCAGGTCGGCGAGGTGGTGGTCGGCTCCGCCGGGTACGCCGCCATCGACGTCACCCGCCGGCGTGCCATCGCCCGCGCCCACAGCGCCACCCACCTCACCCACCAGGCGCTGCGCGACGCCCTCGGCCCGACGGCCGCCCAGGCCGGTTCGGAGAACTCCCCGGGCCGCTTCCGCTTCGACTTCGGCTCGCCGGCCGCCGTGCCGGGCTCGGTCCTCACCGACGTCGAGCAGAAGATCAACGACGTGCTCGCCCGTGAGCTCGACGTCCATGCCGAGGTCATGAGCATGGACGACGCCAAGAAGCAGGGCGCCATCGCCGAATTCGGCGAGAAGTACGGCGACCGCGTCCGGGTGGTCACCATCGGTGACTTCTCCAAGGAGCTGTGCGGCGGCACCCACGTCCACAACACCGCTCAGCTGGGCCTGGTGAAGCTGCTCGGCGAGTCCTCCATCGGCTCCGGCGTACGCCGTGTCGAGGCGCTGGTCGGCGTGGACGCCTACAAGTTCCTCGCCCGTGAGCACACCGTCGTCTCCCAGCTCACCGAGCTGGTCAAGGGACGCCCGGAGGAGCTGCCCGAGAAGATCTCCGGTGTCCTGGCCAAGCTGAAGGACGCCGAGAAGGAGATCGAGAAGTTCCGCGCCGAGAAGGTGCTGCAGGCCGCCGCCGGGCTGGCCGAGGGCGCCAAGGACATCCGCGGTGTGGCGCTGGCCGCCGGTCAGGTCCCGGACGGCACCTCCGCCGACGACCTGCGCAAGCTCGTGCTCGACGTGCGCGGGCGCATCCAGGGCGGCCGAGCCGCGGTTGTGGCGCTCTTCACAGTGGCCAATGGCCGCCCGGTGACGGTCATCGCCACCAATGAGGCCGCCCGCGAGCGCGGCATCAAGGCCGGTGACCTGGTGCGCACGGCCGCCAAGACGCTCGGTGGCGGTGGCGGCGGCAAGCCGGACGTCGCCCAGGGCGGCGGGCAGAACGCCGCCGCGGTGCCCGAGGCCATCGAGGCCGTCGAGCGCCTTGTCGCCGAGGCGGCCTGA
- a CDS encoding DUF948 domain-containing protein produces the protein MSGGEVAGILVAVFWAILVSFLALVLVRLAQTLKATTKMVAEVSEQAVPLLADASATVRSAHTQLARVDAIAADVQEVTANASALSSTVSSAFGGPLVKVAAFGYGVRRAIGKKGEPEPERTVLLGRTLPGARRGGRRNRRSKD, from the coding sequence GTGTCCGGTGGAGAGGTGGCCGGGATCCTCGTGGCCGTCTTCTGGGCGATCCTGGTGTCGTTCCTCGCCCTCGTGCTGGTGAGGCTCGCGCAGACGCTCAAGGCGACCACCAAGATGGTGGCCGAGGTGTCCGAGCAGGCCGTCCCGCTGCTGGCCGACGCCTCCGCGACCGTCCGCTCCGCGCACACCCAGCTGGCCCGCGTCGACGCCATTGCCGCCGACGTCCAAGAGGTCACCGCCAACGCCTCCGCGCTCTCCTCGACCGTCTCCTCCGCCTTCGGCGGCCCGTTGGTCAAGGTCGCGGCCTTCGGCTACGGCGTGCGCCGCGCGATCGGCAAGAAGGGTGAGCCGGAACCCGAGCGCACCGTCCTCCTCGGCCGTACCCTGCCCGGCGCCCGCCGCGGCGGGCGCCGCAACCGTCGCTCCAAGGACTGA
- a CDS encoding replication-associated recombination protein A — MEPDLFTAAAEDRQEKDPAGSPLAVRMRPRTLDEVVGQQHLLKPGSPLRRLVGEGNGGPAGPSSVFLWGPPGIGKTTLAYVVSQATNKRFVELSAITAGVKEVRAVIDGARRASGGFGKETVLFLDEIHRFSKAQQDSLLPAVENRWVTLIAATTENPYFSVISPLLSRSLLLTLEPLTDDDLRGLLRRALSDARGLAGAVTLPEDTERHLLRIAGGDARRALTALEAGAGSALSKGEKEITLQTLEESVDRAAVKYDRDGDQHYDVASALIKSIRGSDVDAALHYLARMIEAGEDPRFIARRLMISASEDIGLADPTALQTAVAAAQAVAVIGFPEARITLSQATIALALAPKSNAAYLAIDAALADVRAGQAGAVPPHLRDSHYKGAQKLGHGQGYQYPHDLPGGIAAQQYAPDEVHGKRYYEPTRHGAEARYADVAERVRARLRSASGEAATE; from the coding sequence GTGGAGCCCGACCTGTTCACCGCCGCTGCCGAAGACCGCCAGGAGAAGGACCCCGCGGGGTCCCCGCTCGCCGTGCGGATGCGTCCGCGCACCCTCGACGAGGTCGTGGGCCAGCAGCATCTCCTCAAGCCGGGCTCGCCGCTGCGGCGGCTGGTGGGCGAGGGGAACGGCGGGCCCGCGGGGCCGTCGTCGGTGTTCCTGTGGGGGCCGCCCGGCATCGGCAAGACGACCCTCGCCTATGTCGTCAGCCAGGCGACGAACAAGCGCTTCGTGGAGCTCTCGGCCATCACGGCGGGCGTCAAGGAGGTGCGCGCGGTGATCGACGGCGCCCGGCGCGCCTCGGGCGGCTTCGGCAAGGAGACCGTCCTCTTCCTGGACGAGATCCACCGTTTCAGCAAGGCCCAGCAGGATTCCCTGCTGCCCGCCGTGGAGAACCGCTGGGTCACCCTGATCGCCGCGACGACCGAGAATCCGTATTTCTCGGTGATCTCGCCGCTGCTGTCCCGCTCGCTGCTGCTGACCCTCGAACCCCTCACGGACGACGACCTGCGCGGGCTGCTGCGCCGCGCGCTGAGCGATGCGCGCGGGCTGGCGGGCGCGGTCACCCTCCCCGAGGACACCGAGCGGCATCTGCTGCGGATCGCCGGCGGCGATGCCCGGCGGGCGCTGACGGCGCTGGAGGCCGGTGCAGGATCCGCGCTGTCCAAGGGGGAGAAGGAGATCACCCTCCAGACGCTGGAGGAGTCCGTCGACCGGGCGGCGGTGAAGTACGACCGGGACGGCGACCAGCACTACGACGTCGCCAGCGCGCTGATCAAGTCCATCCGGGGCTCGGACGTCGACGCCGCGCTGCACTACCTCGCGCGCATGATCGAGGCGGGGGAGGACCCGCGCTTCATCGCCCGCCGGCTGATGATCTCGGCGAGCGAGGACATCGGGCTGGCCGATCCGACGGCCCTGCAGACCGCGGTGGCCGCCGCCCAGGCCGTGGCGGTGATCGGCTTCCCGGAGGCGCGGATCACGCTGAGCCAGGCCACCATCGCGCTCGCCCTGGCGCCGAAGTCCAACGCCGCGTACCTGGCGATCGACGCCGCCCTGGCGGACGTCCGGGCGGGTCAGGCGGGTGCGGTACCGCCGCATCTGCGCGACAGCCACTACAAGGGCGCGCAGAAGCTCGGCCACGGCCAGGGCTATCAGTACCCGCACGACCTGCCGGGCGGTATCGCGGCCCAGCAGTACGCACCGGACGAGGTGCACGGCAAGCGCTACTACGAACCCACCCGCCATGGCGCGGAGGCACGCTACGCCGATGTGGCCGAGCGGGTCCGCGCCCGCCTGCGCTCGGCCTCCGGCGAGGCCGCCACCGAGTAG
- a CDS encoding DUF6167 family protein, protein MFRRAFWFTTGAAAGVWATNKVHRKLRKLQPDSLAAQAADRAVETGHRLRQFALDVRAGMADREEQLHEALGLGGTGEVRELPAPRRAVLEPQYRTTRTTGQTGLTGPTGKEDH, encoded by the coding sequence ATGTTCCGCCGCGCATTCTGGTTCACCACCGGCGCCGCCGCCGGCGTCTGGGCCACCAACAAGGTCCACCGCAAGCTGCGCAAGCTGCAGCCCGACAGCCTCGCCGCACAGGCCGCGGACAGGGCCGTCGAGACCGGACACCGGCTGCGCCAATTTGCATTGGACGTACGGGCCGGAATGGCGGACCGTGAAGAGCAGCTGCACGAGGCCCTGGGCCTCGGCGGGACGGGCGAGGTGCGCGAGTTGCCCGCGCCGCGCCGTGCGGTGCTCGAACCGCAGTACCGCACCACGAGAACAACCGGACAAACCGGTCTGACCGGACCGACTGGAAAAGAGGACCACTGA
- the mltG gene encoding endolytic transglycosylase MltG yields MTEYGRGYGSEPWHPEDPLYGEQGASRGQAQQPQWDGQQAARYPQHHADPYAGQQYNGGWDGTQGGQLSYDPYDPYGQQQPPVDPYSGTSPDYYATPDAYPPPQPQHLQQQAQQQQMQQQYQQAPHPQQPSPQYAQQAEPQPHYDDGDGPGDDWRAEPEPREPEPEHAFFAGGGDDDHDDDPRETRRGDRERRGKKNGDKKNKRRSGTACLVVALVFAGAVGAVGYFGYDFFMAHFGSAPDYEGEGSGEVQVDIPDGSTLSEMGQILQREGVIKSPGAFTEAAGENQKANSMQPGTYTLRKQMSGAAAIDLMLNPKSRNGLTIREGLRAGDVYKLIDKKLHLKAGTTKGVAKSDVKSLGLPSWANDSPKIKDPLEGFLYPSTYSVGGKAKPAAVLKQMVARANQVYTRYDLEGKARALKLDSPMQLLTVASLTQAEGKYKHDFVKVARVVYNRLKPDNTETYGLLDFDSTVNYAKSQSTLDTGSVDNLRNFNDPYNTYKFKGLPPGPIGNPGEVALKSAIAPAKGNWYYFVSINPEKTLFAETNEEHERNRRIYEKEQEKNKQ; encoded by the coding sequence ATGACCGAGTATGGCCGGGGCTACGGCTCCGAACCGTGGCATCCCGAGGACCCGCTCTACGGTGAGCAGGGCGCCTCCAGAGGCCAGGCGCAGCAGCCCCAGTGGGACGGACAGCAGGCCGCCCGGTATCCCCAGCACCACGCCGACCCGTACGCCGGGCAGCAGTACAACGGTGGCTGGGACGGTACGCAGGGCGGGCAGCTGTCGTACGACCCGTACGACCCCTACGGGCAACAGCAGCCGCCGGTCGACCCGTACAGCGGGACGAGCCCCGACTACTACGCCACCCCTGACGCCTATCCGCCGCCGCAGCCGCAGCATCTGCAGCAGCAGGCGCAACAGCAGCAGATGCAGCAGCAGTACCAGCAGGCGCCGCATCCGCAGCAGCCGAGCCCGCAGTATGCGCAGCAGGCGGAGCCGCAGCCGCACTACGACGACGGCGACGGCCCCGGTGACGACTGGCGGGCCGAGCCGGAGCCCCGCGAGCCGGAGCCGGAGCATGCGTTCTTCGCGGGCGGCGGGGACGACGACCACGACGACGACCCGCGCGAGACCCGCCGGGGCGACCGCGAGCGCCGCGGCAAGAAGAACGGCGACAAGAAGAACAAACGGCGCAGTGGCACCGCCTGCCTGGTCGTCGCGCTGGTCTTCGCGGGAGCCGTGGGCGCGGTCGGTTACTTCGGCTATGACTTCTTCATGGCCCACTTCGGCTCGGCCCCCGACTACGAGGGGGAAGGGTCCGGTGAGGTCCAGGTGGACATTCCGGACGGTTCGACGCTCTCGGAAATGGGCCAGATCCTCCAGCGCGAGGGCGTCATCAAGAGCCCCGGCGCCTTCACCGAAGCGGCCGGTGAGAACCAGAAGGCGAACAGCATGCAGCCGGGGACGTACACGCTGCGCAAGCAGATGTCGGGCGCCGCGGCCATCGACCTGATGCTGAATCCCAAGAGCCGTAACGGCCTCACGATCCGTGAAGGGCTGCGGGCCGGCGACGTCTACAAACTCATCGACAAAAAGCTGCACCTCAAGGCGGGTACGACCAAGGGCGTGGCGAAGAGCGACGTCAAGAGCCTCGGGCTGCCGTCGTGGGCCAACGACTCGCCGAAGATAAAGGACCCGCTGGAGGGATTCCTCTACCCGTCGACCTACAGCGTCGGCGGAAAGGCGAAACCGGCCGCGGTCCTCAAGCAGATGGTGGCGCGGGCGAACCAGGTGTACACGCGGTACGACCTGGAAGGGAAGGCCCGCGCGCTCAAGCTCGACTCGCCCATGCAGCTGCTGACCGTCGCCAGCCTCACGCAGGCCGAAGGCAAGTACAAGCATGACTTCGTCAAGGTCGCGCGCGTCGTCTACAACCGGCTCAAGCCGGACAACACCGAAACGTATGGCCTGCTGGACTTCGACTCGACGGTGAATTACGCGAAGTCCCAGAGCACGCTGGACACCGGCTCCGTCGACAACCTGCGCAATTTCAACGATCCCTACAACACCTACAAGTTCAAGGGACTGCCGCCGGGCCCGATCGGCAACCCGGGTGAAGTGGCGCTGAAGTCGGCCATCGCCCCGGCAAAGGGCAACTGGTACTACTTCGTCTCGATCAACCCGGAAAAGACGCTGTTCGCCGAGACGAACGAAGAGCATGAGCGAAACCGGCGCATCTACGAAAAGGAACAAGAGAAGAACAAGCAATGA
- the ruvX gene encoding Holliday junction resolvase RuvX, translating to MRRGRRIAVDVGDARIGVASCDPDGVLATPVETVPGRDVPSAHRRLKAIVEEYEPLEVVVGLPRSLSGGEGPAAAKVRGFAQEMARNIAPVGVRLVDERMSTVTATQGLRASGVRSKKGRSVVDQAAAVVILQSALEAERVSGEPPGESVEVVI from the coding sequence ATGCGACGCGGACGGCGCATCGCCGTGGATGTCGGGGACGCCCGTATCGGGGTCGCCTCGTGCGACCCCGACGGGGTCCTCGCCACCCCCGTCGAGACCGTCCCGGGGCGTGACGTCCCGTCAGCGCACCGCCGGCTCAAGGCGATCGTCGAGGAGTACGAACCCCTCGAAGTCGTGGTCGGCCTGCCCCGCTCCCTCAGTGGGGGGGAGGGGCCGGCCGCGGCCAAGGTCCGGGGCTTCGCCCAGGAGATGGCCCGGAACATCGCACCCGTAGGGGTCCGGCTGGTCGACGAGCGGATGTCGACGGTCACGGCCACCCAGGGGCTGCGGGCCTCGGGTGTGCGCAGCAAGAAGGGCCGCTCGGTGGTCGATCAGGCCGCCGCGGTGGTGATCCTGCAGAGCGCCCTGGAGGCCGAACGTGTCTCCGGGGAGCCTCCGGGCGAGAGCGTCGAAGTGGTCATCTGA
- a CDS encoding AAA family ATPase, producing the protein MRRLTRPGPAPRPSPARRREPARPGNLPAELGGFIGRHDELAALARQLESARLVTLTGLGGVGKSRLARQAAGILQDRFCDGVWLVELAALREPHLLEHTVAEALGATDHSGRPMRTALCDLLADRDLLLVLDGHEHLVDACADLTGALLRRAPGLKVLAAGRRPLGLDGERTVPLPPMNTADAAALFAERAAAVVPGFTVGPADEAAVTELCERLDGIPLALELAAGRLRALSVDQVLHRLDDRFRLLTGIRPRRSPELSDPSGQEGAPSTLPAPREPGGPPSRHRTLRTAIGWSHELCTPEERLLWARLSVFAGQFDLEAAEYVCSGPELPAGELLDVLTELVTQSVLVREETAAGVRYRMLDTVGAYGAGWLAVTPDGDRLRRRHRDWYLGLATWCELDWFSSRQAEIAARIEADLPNVRAALEQSLESPADTHLGQYLAGTLWFYWVGCGRLAEGRHWLDRALELESTHDEARMKALWVAGYVAVLQGDTVGALGALQECRDEAERTGNATAAAYALHRTGCLALVSDDLPRAEKLLRAALERYREIGELNSNVLLGQVELAMAVAFQGELADAVRLCEDVLEVCEEHGERWTLAYALYVLAFAAWSGGDGGRARALLEECLAIDHTFHDLLGAVLAIELLALVTVGEGDAEEAAVLQGAAGRIWPSVGLPLFGSRHFNQPHARCEEQARERLGDERYEHFRRAGERLDLDAAVARVLRPAGLLPARLRPVPDTAPGRQ; encoded by the coding sequence ATGCGACGCCTCACGCGCCCCGGCCCTGCTCCCCGCCCCTCCCCCGCGCGTCGGCGGGAGCCGGCCCGGCCGGGGAATCTGCCCGCGGAGCTGGGCGGCTTCATCGGCCGCCACGACGAACTGGCCGCGCTGGCACGGCAGCTGGAATCCGCCCGGCTGGTGACCCTCACCGGCCTGGGCGGCGTCGGGAAATCGCGGCTTGCCCGCCAGGCGGCAGGGATCTTGCAGGATCGCTTCTGCGATGGGGTGTGGCTGGTCGAACTGGCCGCCCTGCGCGAGCCGCACCTCCTGGAGCACACCGTCGCCGAGGCGCTGGGGGCCACCGACCACAGCGGCCGCCCGATGCGCACCGCGCTGTGCGATCTCCTCGCCGACCGGGACCTGCTGCTCGTCCTGGACGGCCACGAGCACCTGGTCGACGCCTGTGCCGACCTGACCGGAGCGCTGCTGCGCCGTGCCCCCGGGCTGAAGGTGCTGGCCGCGGGCCGGCGGCCGCTCGGGCTGGACGGTGAGCGGACCGTGCCGCTGCCGCCGATGAACACCGCCGACGCGGCCGCCCTCTTCGCCGAGCGGGCCGCCGCCGTCGTCCCCGGGTTCACCGTCGGGCCGGCCGACGAGGCGGCGGTCACCGAGCTCTGCGAACGGCTGGACGGCATTCCGCTCGCGCTGGAACTGGCCGCCGGACGGCTGCGCGCCCTGTCCGTGGACCAGGTGCTGCACCGGCTCGACGACCGTTTCCGGCTGCTGACCGGCATCCGCCCGCGCCGCTCCCCCGAGCTCTCGGACCCGTCCGGGCAGGAGGGGGCCCCGTCCACGCTCCCGGCGCCGCGCGAGCCGGGCGGGCCCCCGTCCCGCCACCGGACGCTGCGTACCGCGATCGGCTGGAGCCATGAGCTGTGCACCCCCGAGGAACGGCTGCTGTGGGCGCGGCTGTCGGTCTTCGCCGGGCAGTTCGACCTGGAGGCGGCCGAATACGTCTGCTCGGGGCCGGAGCTGCCGGCCGGTGAACTCCTCGACGTCCTCACCGAGTTGGTCACCCAGTCGGTGCTGGTGCGCGAGGAGACCGCGGCCGGGGTCCGCTACCGGATGCTGGACACCGTAGGGGCCTACGGGGCGGGCTGGCTGGCGGTGACGCCCGACGGCGATCGGCTGCGGCGGCGGCACCGCGACTGGTACCTGGGGCTGGCCACCTGGTGCGAACTGGACTGGTTCAGCTCCCGGCAGGCCGAGATCGCGGCCCGGATCGAGGCCGACCTGCCCAATGTGCGGGCGGCGCTGGAACAGAGCCTGGAGAGCCCCGCCGATACCCACCTGGGCCAGTACCTGGCGGGCACGCTGTGGTTCTACTGGGTTGGCTGCGGCCGGCTCGCGGAGGGCCGGCACTGGCTGGACCGGGCCCTGGAGCTGGAGAGCACCCACGACGAGGCGCGGATGAAGGCGCTGTGGGTGGCCGGCTATGTCGCGGTGCTCCAGGGGGACACCGTCGGCGCGCTGGGGGCCCTGCAGGAGTGCCGTGACGAGGCCGAGCGGACCGGCAACGCCACCGCGGCCGCGTATGCGCTGCACCGCACCGGCTGTCTGGCCCTGGTCAGCGATGACCTGCCGCGCGCCGAGAAGCTGCTGCGCGCGGCGCTGGAGCGCTACCGGGAGATCGGCGAGCTCAACAGCAATGTGCTGCTGGGGCAGGTCGAGCTGGCGATGGCAGTGGCCTTCCAGGGCGAGCTGGCGGACGCGGTGCGCCTGTGCGAGGACGTCCTGGAGGTGTGCGAGGAGCACGGCGAGCGCTGGACGCTGGCGTACGCCCTCTACGTGCTGGCCTTCGCGGCCTGGTCCGGCGGCGACGGCGGGCGGGCCCGTGCGCTGCTGGAGGAGTGCCTGGCCATCGATCACACGTTCCACGATCTGCTCGGGGCGGTGCTGGCGATCGAGCTGCTGGCCCTGGTGACGGTCGGCGAGGGCGACGCGGAGGAGGCGGCGGTGCTGCAGGGCGCCGCCGGGCGGATCTGGCCGTCGGTGGGGCTGCCGCTGTTCGGCTCGCGGCACTTCAACCAGCCGCACGCACGGTGCGAGGAGCAGGCGCGTGAGCGGCTGGGGGACGAGCGCTACGAGCACTTCCGGCGCGCGGGTGAGCGGCTGGACCTGGACGCGGCGGTGGCCCGGGTCCTGCGGCCCGCCGGCCTGCTGCCCGCACGGCTGCGCCCGGTGCCGGACACGGCACCCGGGCGCCAATGA